GGCCTTTGTTATCCTTCTCCTCAGTCTGGGGGTGGAATTCCTCGCTAGTTATCTCGGCGCCCAAAAAGTTGGGGCGAGCAATTGGAGTCAAATCGGGCTAGTAGTGGGTTTATTAGCGGGAATATTCGGGCTTTTACCCGCTTTACCCATTGGCGGCCCGATTATCGGCTTATTTGTCGGTCCTGTGGTGGGGGCTTTTTTGGGAGAATACGCCTATCGTCGCGATTTGGAATTAACCCCCCGTTTGCAACAATCCCTAAAAGTCTGTGTCGGTATCGTCGTCGGTACGGTTATCGGTCACGTTGCCAAAGCTATGCTGGCCACGGCTGCCGTTATCGTCTTTATTGTCACCACTTGGCCCAATCTCTCTTCAGTTATCAGTTACCAGTTATCAGTTTTCAGTTATCAGTTTTCAGATTTGAGTTCTTTGTTTTTCAATTAATCAGCCATTTTTCTGATAAATATCACTTTTATCTAGCTGACTGCTGATGGCTGACCGCTCAATTCTACATTCATCTCATTTCTGACCAAATCTATGCCAAAAGTTGAAGATATCGCCCAAATCGCTAATTCTAGCGCCCAAGCTTTAGGAATTGCTAAATACGACATCTATGGTTCTTCTGTCGATGAAACCGATGTGGATGTGTTTCAAGGGGAACCCAAACAGGTACAAGCTTCCAATCGTTCCAGCGTTATCGTTCGCGTCTGGAATCGGGATAATCAAGTCGGTGTCACCTCTACCACCGATGTGGACCCGGTGGGACTGCAATTAGCCCTGAAAACCGCCCAAGAAGCCAGCTTTTTTGGGGTTAAGGAAAATGTCCCCGATTTTAGTCCCGCTGCCACCGCACCTACCACAGAAGTGGCCAGCGAAATGTCTAATCAAGCACCTGTATCCACTCTCGTCGATAAGTTATTAGCCGCCGAAAAATCCTTACTAGCGGCCCATCCGGCTATTGCCAGTGTTCCCTATAACGGTTTGGGACAACAGCAGGTCAGACGTTTTTATCTCAATAGCGACGGGGCAATGCGTCAGGAAGCGCGTAGTTATGCCAGCGTGTATTTATACACCAAAACCGAACAGGAAGGCAAAAAACCCCGCAGCGCTGGTGCTTTTCGGGTTAGTCCGGGGCTGGAAAAATTAGATATCGATGGTTGCATCGAGGAAGCGATTACCAAAACTGTTAGCCATCTGGACTATCAACCGATTACCACGGGTAAATATTTGGTGGTTTTTGCCCCCCGCGCCTTTTTGAGTCTAATGGGAGCATTTTCTAATCTGTTTAATGCCCAAAATGTCCTTGATAAACAGAGTCTTTCTACTCCTGAATCCCTAGGAACACAAATCGCCGCTACTGCCTTAAATTTGTGTGATGATGCCCTCCATCCAGCTAATGTTGCCGCAGAAACTTTTGATAGTGAAGGCACTCCCACCCGTCGTGTGGAATTAATTAAAGAGGGGATTTTGAGTAATTTTCTCCATAGCACGATTACCGCTAAACGGATGAATGCGGAACCGACTG
This Microcystis wesenbergii NRERC-220 DNA region includes the following protein-coding sequences:
- a CDS encoding DUF456 domain-containing protein; the protein is MALVILYYFLIAIMIVGIIGELLPAVPGMSLILIAMVVWGFVTKFAGMGVALAVAFVILLLSLGVEFLASYLGAQKVGASNWSQIGLVVGLLAGIFGLLPALPIGGPIIGLFVGPVVGAFLGEYAYRRDLELTPRLQQSLKVCVGIVVGTVIGHVAKAMLATAAVIVFIVTTWPNLSSVISYQLSVFSYQFSDLSSLFFN
- a CDS encoding TldD/PmbA family protein, translating into MPKVEDIAQIANSSAQALGIAKYDIYGSSVDETDVDVFQGEPKQVQASNRSSVIVRVWNRDNQVGVTSTTDVDPVGLQLALKTAQEASFFGVKENVPDFSPAATAPTTEVASEMSNQAPVSTLVDKLLAAEKSLLAAHPAIASVPYNGLGQQQVRRFYLNSDGAMRQEARSYASVYLYTKTEQEGKKPRSAGAFRVSPGLEKLDIDGCIEEAITKTVSHLDYQPITTGKYLVVFAPRAFLSLMGAFSNLFNAQNVLDKQSLSTPESLGTQIAATALNLCDDALHPANVAAETFDSEGTPTRRVELIKEGILSNFLHSTITAKRMNAEPTGNGNIGAKVTVSPHFYHVFASANQPKSYSLETAENVVLIDSLQALHAGVNSLQGSFSLPFDGWLVNKNERVSIDSATVAGDILTLLKSIVYLEPEAVITPSGVCPYVWVEGLSITGEA